The following are encoded in a window of Esox lucius isolate fEsoLuc1 chromosome 14, fEsoLuc1.pri, whole genome shotgun sequence genomic DNA:
- the gpr19 gene encoding probable G-protein coupled receptor 19, whose translation MVYASSTDTRKLSLLSSSFTLPMTFNLSEGDNSSSLASSATPFLCNRDALSPSYSSGHQNITQVSYELTPAEVVVLGLVFSVLWLVSILGNALVCLVIHRSRRAQSTTNYFVVSMACSDLLLSLGWAPFVLLQVVSGHWPLSSASCKAVRYLQHLCPGVQVYVLLSICVDRFYTIVYPLSFKVSREKAKRMILASWVLDAAFVSPCLFFYGSEAADGHCDFFLPVGSWDGVTYGSTHLLLGFLVPAILIVWFYQRVVRYIWRIGADGHTVRRTMNIVPRTKVKTIKMFLMLNVVFLLTWMPFYVAQLWHPSDALGTSRQGALVFCCVVCVSFSSTASKPTLYSVYNANFRRGMRETFCMSSMKCYRSNAYTITASSRMAKKNYIGVVDIPVTTKATLTKDSVYDTFDREAKEKKLAWPINANPPNTFV comes from the coding sequence ATGGTGTATGCCTCGTCGACAGATACCAGGAAGctgtctctcctctcatcctccttcACCCTCCCCATGACCTTCAACCTATCAGAGGGGGACAACAGCAGCAGCCTGGCTAGTTCAGCCACACCCTTCCTCTGTAACCGCGATGCCCTCTCACCCTCCTATTCTTCGGGTCATCAGAACATCACCCAGGTGTCGTATGAACTCACCCCAGCCGAGGTGGTTGTTCTGGGGTTGGTGTTCAGTGTCCTCTGGCTGGTATCCATCCTGGGGAATGCCTTGGTGTGTCTGGTGATTCACCGCAGCAGACGAGCTCAGTCCACCACTAACTACTTTGTGGTGTCAATGGCCTGTTCGGACCTGCTCCTTTCCCTGGGCTGGGCTCCCTTCGTCCTGCTGCAGGTGGTGTCTGGCCACTGGCCCCTCAGCTCTGCCTCCTGCAAAGCTGTACGGTACCTGCAGCATCTGTGCCCAGGCGTCCAGGTGTATGTACTGCTGTCCATCTGTGTGGACCGGTTCTACACAATTGTCTACCCTCTCAGCTTCAAGGTCTCCAGGGAGAAAGCCAAGAGGATGATCCTGGCATCCTGGGTGTTGGACGCTGCCTTCGTATCACCCTGCCTCTTTTTCTATGGTTCGGAGGCTGCAGATGGGCACTGTGACTTCTTTCTGCCAGTAGGGAGCTGGGATGGTGTGACATATGGTTCCACTCATCTTCTCCTGGGCTTTCTGGTTCCAGCCATTCTCATTGTGTGGTTCTATCAGCGTGTGGTCCGATATATTTGGAGGATTGGCGCCGACGGACACACAGTCCGGCGTACCATGAACATTGTCCCCAGGACTAAGGTGAAGACCATCAAGATGTTCCTCATGCTGAACGTGGTGTTCCTTCTCACCTGGATGCCCTTCTACGTGGCCCAGCTGTGGCACCCGAGTGATGCCCTGGGCACCAGCCGACAGGGGGCTTTGGTGTTCTGTTGCGTGGTCTGTGTGTCCTTCAGCTCCACGGCCTCCAAGCCCACCCTCTACTCCGTCTACAATGCAAACTTCAGACGCGGCATGAGGGAGACCTTCTGCATGTCCTCCATGAAGTGTTACCGTAGCAATGCTTACACAATCACCGCCAGCTCCCGCATGGCCAAGAAGAACTACATCGGTGTGGTGGACATCCCTGTGACAACCAAGGCCACGCTCACCAAAGACTCTGTCTACGACACGTTTGACCGTGAAGCTAAGGAGAAGAAACTGGCCTGGCCAATCAACGCCAACCCTCCGAACACATTCGTCTGA
- the crebl2 gene encoding cAMP-responsive element-binding protein-like 2 isoform X1 — translation MDDSKMVGGKVKKPGKRGRKPAKIDLKAKLERSRQSARECRARKKLRYQYLEELVSSKERAICALREELEMYKQWCTAMDQGKIPSEIKALLTGDEQKAPQSSSTKSSKNNKNNNQS, via the exons ATGGATGACAGCAAG ATGGTGGGAGGTAAGGTTAAGAAACCCGGTAAACGAGGCCGTAAACCTGCTAAAATCGACTTAAAAGCGAAGTTGGAAAGGAGTCGGCAGAGCGCCCGGGAGTGCCGCGCAAGGAAGAAGCTGCGGTATCAGTACCTGGAGGAGCTCGTGTCCAGCAAGGAGAGGGCAATCTGTGCCCTGCGAGAGGAGCTAGAGATG TATAAACAGTGGTGTACAGCCATGGACCAGGGGAAGATCCCTTCTGAGATAAAGGCTCTGCTGACAGGAGACGAACAGAAGGCGCCTCAAAGCTCTTCCACCAAAAGCTCTAAGAACAACAAGAACAACAACCAAAGCTAA
- the crebl2 gene encoding cAMP-responsive element-binding protein-like 2 isoform X2 codes for MVGGKVKKPGKRGRKPAKIDLKAKLERSRQSARECRARKKLRYQYLEELVSSKERAICALREELEMYKQWCTAMDQGKIPSEIKALLTGDEQKAPQSSSTKSSKNNKNNNQS; via the exons ATGGTGGGAGGTAAGGTTAAGAAACCCGGTAAACGAGGCCGTAAACCTGCTAAAATCGACTTAAAAGCGAAGTTGGAAAGGAGTCGGCAGAGCGCCCGGGAGTGCCGCGCAAGGAAGAAGCTGCGGTATCAGTACCTGGAGGAGCTCGTGTCCAGCAAGGAGAGGGCAATCTGTGCCCTGCGAGAGGAGCTAGAGATG TATAAACAGTGGTGTACAGCCATGGACCAGGGGAAGATCCCTTCTGAGATAAAGGCTCTGCTGACAGGAGACGAACAGAAGGCGCCTCAAAGCTCTTCCACCAAAAGCTCTAAGAACAACAAGAACAACAACCAAAGCTAA